Proteins encoded by one window of Aptenodytes patagonicus chromosome 11, bAptPat1.pri.cur, whole genome shotgun sequence:
- the ATXN1L gene encoding ataxin-1-like isoform X2, translating to MRAGHERSQECLPPKKRELPAASTGTEAGRAGGAQASGEGPEWARTAGPGPAALRYGPGEAAEAVSGLTVDQYGMLYKVAVPPATFSPTGLHPVVNVSPLPPAFNVTSPIIQHPGVPYPPIHYAQIPPTSLQFIGSHYTVPYAVPPGFLPSPLLSPSTNLTASHVPHFVPYASLFTEEAAPSPQTTSPTHTFNKSASAISPSGQMQHHAGTQPLDIAPGRIPVYYQMSRLPPGYSAYETPTAGGSPESPQQDSQLSSEVAAANGGQRHLEHNVVRRTSEAADSASSKAEDCLPGAAAGCVVDGQFLSGYQTLGTEVSVPAHRSTPDTDLEVQRVVGVLASQDYHILAAQRKDDSSPLNLCHNIPDQQGESKDVLRNTVERAAAEKSQSRSPYVMSPEEPVRQRQLTKGMVIANGKPVLVPVGSEPIRSSTLETLVRRSPDAQARGSVLEKDLAQLQPPSSSHLPSHFMKGAIIQLATGELKRVEDLQTQDFVRSAEAVLGPETLQKLLRWLRMHILYRVWPRVCSMYGLKC from the exons ATGAGAGCGGGCCACGAGCGGAGCCAGGAGTGCCTTCCGCCAAAGAAGCGGGAACTTCCCGCCGCCAGCACCGGCACCGAGGCGGGACGGGCGGGGGGTGCCCAGGCCTCGGGCGAGGGCCCCGAGTGGGCCCGGACAGCTGGGCCGGGTCCTGCGGCCCTGCGCTATGGCCCTGGCGAGGCCGCAGAAGCAGTGTCGGGGCTGACGGTGGACCAGTATGGGATGCTCTACAAAGTGGCAGTGCCACCCGCCACCTTCTCCCCCACGGGTCTGCACCCCGTGGTGAATGTgagccccctgccccctgccttCAATGTGACCTCGCCAATAATtcagcacccaggggtgccctACCCTCCCATCCACTACGCGCAGATCCCTCCAACATCCCTACAGTTCATCGGCTCGCATTACACGGTGCCCTATGCTGTCCCTCCTGGCTTCCTGCCTAGTCCTCTCCTGTCTCCTTCCACCAACCTCACCGCCTCTCATGTCCCCCACTTTGTGCCATATGCCTCTCTCTTCACGGAAGAAGCCGCTCCTTCCCCCCAGACTACCTCTCCTACCCACACCTTCAACAAATCTGCTTCTGCAATCTCTCCTTCTGGCCAGATGCAGCACCATGCTGGGACCCAGCCGTTAGATATCGCACCAGGTAGAATTCCTGTTTATTATCAGATGTCCCGCCTCCCACCGGGGTATTCAGCATATGAGACACCTACAGCAGGTGGAAGCCCAGAGTCTCCTCAGCAAGACAGTCAGCTGAGTTCAGAGGTAGCTGCTGCCAATGGTGGACAGAGACATCTGGAGCATAATGTGGTGAGGAGGACCAGCGAGGCTGCAGACTCTGCCAGCAGTAAAGCTGAAGACTGTctgccaggggctgcagcaggatGTGTGGTCGATGGACAGTTCCTTTCAGGTTACCAGACGTTGGGAACGGAGGTCTCTGTGCCAGCTCACAGAAGCACCCCAGACACTGATCTGGAGGTTCAGAGGGTGGTGGGGGTGTTGGCATCTCAGGATTATCATATTCTGGCAGCCCAGAGGAAAGATGACTCGAGCCCTTTAAACCTTTGCCATAATATCCCTGATCAGCAGGGGGAGTCAAAGGATGTGCTAAGGAACACAGTGGAAAGGGCTGCTGCTGAGAAAAGCCAGTCCAGGAGTCCGTATGTAATGTCCCCTGAAGAGCCGGTTAGACAAAGACAGTTAACCAAAGGAATGGTGATAGCCAACGGCAAGCCAGTCCTGGTTCCCGTTGGATCTGAGCCCATCAGGTCTTCCACTTTGGAAACCCTGGTGAGGCGGAGCCCAGATGCACAGGCTCGAGGAAGCGTGCTTGAAAAGGACCTGGCCCAGCTGCAGCCACCCAGCTCCTCACACTTGCCCTCTCACTTCATGAAAGGAGCCATCATCCAGCTGGCTACAGGAGAGCTGAAGCGGGTAGAGGACCTGCAGACTCAAGACTTTGTTCGCAGTGCGGAG GCTGTCCTAGGGCCTGAAACTTTGCAGAAGCTGCTAAGATGGCTACGAATGCACATTCTGTACAGAGTTTGGCCCAGGGTGTGTTCCATGTATGGCTTAAAATGCTGA
- the ATXN1L gene encoding ataxin-1-like isoform X1 produces the protein MRAGHERSQECLPPKKRELPAASTGTEAGRAGGAQASGEGPEWARTAGPGPAALRYGPGEAAEAVSGLTVDQYGMLYKVAVPPATFSPTGLHPVVNVSPLPPAFNVTSPIIQHPGVPYPPIHYAQIPPTSLQFIGSHYTVPYAVPPGFLPSPLLSPSTNLTASHVPHFVPYASLFTEEAAPSPQTTSPTHTFNKSASAISPSGQMQHHAGTQPLDIAPGRIPVYYQMSRLPPGYSAYETPTAGGSPESPQQDSQLSSEVAAANGGQRHLEHNVVRRTSEAADSASSKAEDCLPGAAAGCVVDGQFLSGYQTLGTEVSVPAHRSTPDTDLEVQRVVGVLASQDYHILAAQRKDDSSPLNLCHNIPDQQGESKDVLRNTVERAAAEKSQSRSPYVMSPEEPVRQRQLTKGMVIANGKPVLVPVGSEPIRSSTLETLVRRSPDAQARGSVLEKDLAQLQPPSSSHLPSHFMKGAIIQLATGELKRVEDLQTQDFVRSAEVSGGLKIDSSTVVDIQESQWPGLVTLHFVVGEQQSKVSIDVPPEHPFFVYGQGWSSCSPGRTAQLFALPCHRLQVGDVCISISLQSMNGNSASQANYPLTDQLIPTRERSERTAQGSREPSDRAAERKSHTDRDSAAQSSHAEPSQPETGSQHSWTAPGFQRYSVQAEEPRPSLLRPSFIPQEVKLSIEGRSNAGK, from the coding sequence ATGAGAGCGGGCCACGAGCGGAGCCAGGAGTGCCTTCCGCCAAAGAAGCGGGAACTTCCCGCCGCCAGCACCGGCACCGAGGCGGGACGGGCGGGGGGTGCCCAGGCCTCGGGCGAGGGCCCCGAGTGGGCCCGGACAGCTGGGCCGGGTCCTGCGGCCCTGCGCTATGGCCCTGGCGAGGCCGCAGAAGCAGTGTCGGGGCTGACGGTGGACCAGTATGGGATGCTCTACAAAGTGGCAGTGCCACCCGCCACCTTCTCCCCCACGGGTCTGCACCCCGTGGTGAATGTgagccccctgccccctgccttCAATGTGACCTCGCCAATAATtcagcacccaggggtgccctACCCTCCCATCCACTACGCGCAGATCCCTCCAACATCCCTACAGTTCATCGGCTCGCATTACACGGTGCCCTATGCTGTCCCTCCTGGCTTCCTGCCTAGTCCTCTCCTGTCTCCTTCCACCAACCTCACCGCCTCTCATGTCCCCCACTTTGTGCCATATGCCTCTCTCTTCACGGAAGAAGCCGCTCCTTCCCCCCAGACTACCTCTCCTACCCACACCTTCAACAAATCTGCTTCTGCAATCTCTCCTTCTGGCCAGATGCAGCACCATGCTGGGACCCAGCCGTTAGATATCGCACCAGGTAGAATTCCTGTTTATTATCAGATGTCCCGCCTCCCACCGGGGTATTCAGCATATGAGACACCTACAGCAGGTGGAAGCCCAGAGTCTCCTCAGCAAGACAGTCAGCTGAGTTCAGAGGTAGCTGCTGCCAATGGTGGACAGAGACATCTGGAGCATAATGTGGTGAGGAGGACCAGCGAGGCTGCAGACTCTGCCAGCAGTAAAGCTGAAGACTGTctgccaggggctgcagcaggatGTGTGGTCGATGGACAGTTCCTTTCAGGTTACCAGACGTTGGGAACGGAGGTCTCTGTGCCAGCTCACAGAAGCACCCCAGACACTGATCTGGAGGTTCAGAGGGTGGTGGGGGTGTTGGCATCTCAGGATTATCATATTCTGGCAGCCCAGAGGAAAGATGACTCGAGCCCTTTAAACCTTTGCCATAATATCCCTGATCAGCAGGGGGAGTCAAAGGATGTGCTAAGGAACACAGTGGAAAGGGCTGCTGCTGAGAAAAGCCAGTCCAGGAGTCCGTATGTAATGTCCCCTGAAGAGCCGGTTAGACAAAGACAGTTAACCAAAGGAATGGTGATAGCCAACGGCAAGCCAGTCCTGGTTCCCGTTGGATCTGAGCCCATCAGGTCTTCCACTTTGGAAACCCTGGTGAGGCGGAGCCCAGATGCACAGGCTCGAGGAAGCGTGCTTGAAAAGGACCTGGCCCAGCTGCAGCCACCCAGCTCCTCACACTTGCCCTCTCACTTCATGAAAGGAGCCATCATCCAGCTGGCTACAGGAGAGCTGAAGCGGGTAGAGGACCTGCAGACTCAAGACTTTGTTCGCAGTGCGGAGGTGAGCGGGGGCCTGAAGATCGACTCCAGCACCGTGGTGGATATTCAGGAAAGCCAGTGGCCTGGGCTTGTCACGCTGCATTTTGTGGTTGGGGAGCAACAAAGTAAAGTGAGCATTGACGTGCCCCCAGAGCACCCCTTCTTTGTGTATGGCCAGGGTTGGTCCTCCTGTAGCCCTGGGCGGACTGCTCAGCTCTTTGCTTTGCCCTGTCACAGGCTGCAAGTGGGTGATGTCTGCATATCAATCAGTTTACAGAGCATGAATGGCAACTCTGCTTCTCAGGCTAACTACCCTCTCACAGATCAGCTGATACCTACTAGGGAGAGATCTGAAAGAACAGCTCAGGGGTCCAGAGAACCAtctgacagagctgctgaaagGAAGAGCCACACAGATAGGGACAGCGCAGCCCAGAGCTCTCATGCAGAACCCTCTCAGCCTGAGACTGGCAGTCAGCACAGCTGGACAGCCCCAGGCTTCCAAAGATACAGTGTGCAGGCAGAGGAGCCTCGGCCCTCTCTGCTCCGTCCCTCTTTCATTCCCCAGGAGGTCAAGCTGTCTATCGAAGGGCGTTCTAATGCAGGGAAATGA
- the ZNF821 gene encoding zinc finger protein 821 isoform X2, translating to MSRRKQTTPNKVHWEQVFAGLEEQARQAMMKNNFPGALGDQRPAIHPLQDPDSSSSGSDDEETTQDEVSSHTSEEDGSMVKVKKELENAEQPVAGTPLMRENEVPESLNADPMLGLSQCPLCQLECGSREQLIAHVYQHTAAVVSAKSYMCPVCGRALSSPGSLGRHLLIHSEDQLSNCAVCGARFTSHATFNSEKLPEVLSADRLPAPQSEGPSSVEGKDIAFHTPVYPAGILLVCNNCAAYRKLLEAQTPGMRKWALRRQNEPLEVRLQRLERERTAKKSRRDNETPEEREVRRMRDREAKRLQRMQETDEQRARRLQRDREAMRLKRANETPEKRQARLIREREAKRLKRRLEKMDMMLRAQFGQDPSAMAALAAEMNFFQLPVSNVELESQLLGKMTFEEQSNSALH from the exons ATGTCCCGTCGGAAACAGACCACTCCTAACAAAGTTCACT GGGAGCAAGTCtttgcagggctggaggagcaaGCCCGCCAAGCCATGATGAAAAACAACTTTCCTGGAGCTCTTGGGGACCAAAGGCCAGCCATTCATCCACTGCAAGACCCCGACTCCAGCAGCA GTGGCAGTGATGATGAGGAAACCACCCAGGATGAAGTTTCTTCCCATACATCTGAGGAGGATGGCTCAATGGTGAAAGTGAAGAAAGAATTAGAGAATGCAGAACAACCTGTGGCTGGAACCCCACTGATGAGAGAAAATGAG GTGCCTGAGAGTTTGAATGCTGACCCTATGCTGGGACTGTCACAGTGCCCCCTCTGCCAGCTGGAGTgtggaagcagagagcagctcaTTGCTCACGTATACCAG CACACTGCAGCTGTGGTGAGCGCCAAGAGCTACATGTGTCCTGTATGTGGCAGAGCCCTCAGCTCACCAGGATCCCTTGGGCGACATCTCCTGATCCACTCAGAGGACCAGCTGTCAAACTGTGCGGTGTGTGGAGCACGCTTCACCAGCCACGCCACATTCAACAG tgaGAAGCTGCCAGAGGTGCTCAGTGCAGATCGCCTGCCGGCACCACAGAGCGAGGGCCCCTCCAGTGTTGAGGGGAAAGACATTGCCTTTCACACCCCTGTGTATCCTGCAGGCATCCTCCTAGTGTGCAACAACTGTGCTGCTTATCGTAAGCTGCTGGAGGCACAGACACCTGGCATGCGAAAGTGGGCACTTCGTCGGCAGAACGAGCCCTTGGAAGTGCGGTTGCAGCGTCTGGAGCGGGAGCGCACAGCCAAGAAGAGCCGGCGGGACAACGAGACACCTGAAGAACGGGAAGTGAGGCGTATGCGGGATCGAGAAGCTAAGCGCCTGCAGCGCATGCAAGAGACAGATGAACAGCGGGCGCGGCGGCTGCAGAGAGACCGGGAAGCCATGCGACTGAAACGCGCAAATGAGACCCCAGAGAAACGACAGGCCCGGCTCATCCGGGAGCGTGAGGCCAAGAGGCTTAAGCGGCGCCTGGAGAAAATGGACATGATGCTCCGGGCACAGTTTGGCCAGGACCCCTCTGCCATGGCCGCTTTGGCAGCTGAAATGAACTTTTTCCAGCTGCCAGTGAGCAATGTGGAGCTGGAGAGCCAGCTGCTGGGCAAAATGACCTTTGAGGAGCAGAGCAACAGTGCGCTGCATTAA
- the ZNF821 gene encoding zinc finger protein 821 isoform X1: MILRGPFQPKPFYDSMKAMQQHQSDSLSLWLPGEQVFAGLEEQARQAMMKNNFPGALGDQRPAIHPLQDPDSSSSGSDDEETTQDEVSSHTSEEDGSMVKVKKELENAEQPVAGTPLMRENEVPESLNADPMLGLSQCPLCQLECGSREQLIAHVYQHTAAVVSAKSYMCPVCGRALSSPGSLGRHLLIHSEDQLSNCAVCGARFTSHATFNSEKLPEVLSADRLPAPQSEGPSSVEGKDIAFHTPVYPAGILLVCNNCAAYRKLLEAQTPGMRKWALRRQNEPLEVRLQRLERERTAKKSRRDNETPEEREVRRMRDREAKRLQRMQETDEQRARRLQRDREAMRLKRANETPEKRQARLIREREAKRLKRRLEKMDMMLRAQFGQDPSAMAALAAEMNFFQLPVSNVELESQLLGKMTFEEQSNSALH, from the exons atgatccttagaggtcccttccaacccaaaccattctatgattctatgaaagcaatGCAACAGCACCAGTCTGACTCTTTGTCCTTATGGCTGCCAGGGGAGCAAGTCtttgcagggctggaggagcaaGCCCGCCAAGCCATGATGAAAAACAACTTTCCTGGAGCTCTTGGGGACCAAAGGCCAGCCATTCATCCACTGCAAGACCCCGACTCCAGCAGCA GTGGCAGTGATGATGAGGAAACCACCCAGGATGAAGTTTCTTCCCATACATCTGAGGAGGATGGCTCAATGGTGAAAGTGAAGAAAGAATTAGAGAATGCAGAACAACCTGTGGCTGGAACCCCACTGATGAGAGAAAATGAG GTGCCTGAGAGTTTGAATGCTGACCCTATGCTGGGACTGTCACAGTGCCCCCTCTGCCAGCTGGAGTgtggaagcagagagcagctcaTTGCTCACGTATACCAG CACACTGCAGCTGTGGTGAGCGCCAAGAGCTACATGTGTCCTGTATGTGGCAGAGCCCTCAGCTCACCAGGATCCCTTGGGCGACATCTCCTGATCCACTCAGAGGACCAGCTGTCAAACTGTGCGGTGTGTGGAGCACGCTTCACCAGCCACGCCACATTCAACAG tgaGAAGCTGCCAGAGGTGCTCAGTGCAGATCGCCTGCCGGCACCACAGAGCGAGGGCCCCTCCAGTGTTGAGGGGAAAGACATTGCCTTTCACACCCCTGTGTATCCTGCAGGCATCCTCCTAGTGTGCAACAACTGTGCTGCTTATCGTAAGCTGCTGGAGGCACAGACACCTGGCATGCGAAAGTGGGCACTTCGTCGGCAGAACGAGCCCTTGGAAGTGCGGTTGCAGCGTCTGGAGCGGGAGCGCACAGCCAAGAAGAGCCGGCGGGACAACGAGACACCTGAAGAACGGGAAGTGAGGCGTATGCGGGATCGAGAAGCTAAGCGCCTGCAGCGCATGCAAGAGACAGATGAACAGCGGGCGCGGCGGCTGCAGAGAGACCGGGAAGCCATGCGACTGAAACGCGCAAATGAGACCCCAGAGAAACGACAGGCCCGGCTCATCCGGGAGCGTGAGGCCAAGAGGCTTAAGCGGCGCCTGGAGAAAATGGACATGATGCTCCGGGCACAGTTTGGCCAGGACCCCTCTGCCATGGCCGCTTTGGCAGCTGAAATGAACTTTTTCCAGCTGCCAGTGAGCAATGTGGAGCTGGAGAGCCAGCTGCTGGGCAAAATGACCTTTGAGGAGCAGAGCAACAGTGCGCTGCATTAA
- the ZNF821 gene encoding zinc finger protein 821 isoform X3: protein MMKNNFPGALGDQRPAIHPLQDPDSSSSGSDDEETTQDEVSSHTSEEDGSMVKVKKELENAEQPVAGTPLMRENEVPESLNADPMLGLSQCPLCQLECGSREQLIAHVYQHTAAVVSAKSYMCPVCGRALSSPGSLGRHLLIHSEDQLSNCAVCGARFTSHATFNSEKLPEVLSADRLPAPQSEGPSSVEGKDIAFHTPVYPAGILLVCNNCAAYRKLLEAQTPGMRKWALRRQNEPLEVRLQRLERERTAKKSRRDNETPEEREVRRMRDREAKRLQRMQETDEQRARRLQRDREAMRLKRANETPEKRQARLIREREAKRLKRRLEKMDMMLRAQFGQDPSAMAALAAEMNFFQLPVSNVELESQLLGKMTFEEQSNSALH, encoded by the exons ATGATGAAAAACAACTTTCCTGGAGCTCTTGGGGACCAAAGGCCAGCCATTCATCCACTGCAAGACCCCGACTCCAGCAGCA GTGGCAGTGATGATGAGGAAACCACCCAGGATGAAGTTTCTTCCCATACATCTGAGGAGGATGGCTCAATGGTGAAAGTGAAGAAAGAATTAGAGAATGCAGAACAACCTGTGGCTGGAACCCCACTGATGAGAGAAAATGAG GTGCCTGAGAGTTTGAATGCTGACCCTATGCTGGGACTGTCACAGTGCCCCCTCTGCCAGCTGGAGTgtggaagcagagagcagctcaTTGCTCACGTATACCAG CACACTGCAGCTGTGGTGAGCGCCAAGAGCTACATGTGTCCTGTATGTGGCAGAGCCCTCAGCTCACCAGGATCCCTTGGGCGACATCTCCTGATCCACTCAGAGGACCAGCTGTCAAACTGTGCGGTGTGTGGAGCACGCTTCACCAGCCACGCCACATTCAACAG tgaGAAGCTGCCAGAGGTGCTCAGTGCAGATCGCCTGCCGGCACCACAGAGCGAGGGCCCCTCCAGTGTTGAGGGGAAAGACATTGCCTTTCACACCCCTGTGTATCCTGCAGGCATCCTCCTAGTGTGCAACAACTGTGCTGCTTATCGTAAGCTGCTGGAGGCACAGACACCTGGCATGCGAAAGTGGGCACTTCGTCGGCAGAACGAGCCCTTGGAAGTGCGGTTGCAGCGTCTGGAGCGGGAGCGCACAGCCAAGAAGAGCCGGCGGGACAACGAGACACCTGAAGAACGGGAAGTGAGGCGTATGCGGGATCGAGAAGCTAAGCGCCTGCAGCGCATGCAAGAGACAGATGAACAGCGGGCGCGGCGGCTGCAGAGAGACCGGGAAGCCATGCGACTGAAACGCGCAAATGAGACCCCAGAGAAACGACAGGCCCGGCTCATCCGGGAGCGTGAGGCCAAGAGGCTTAAGCGGCGCCTGGAGAAAATGGACATGATGCTCCGGGCACAGTTTGGCCAGGACCCCTCTGCCATGGCCGCTTTGGCAGCTGAAATGAACTTTTTCCAGCTGCCAGTGAGCAATGTGGAGCTGGAGAGCCAGCTGCTGGGCAAAATGACCTTTGAGGAGCAGAGCAACAGTGCGCTGCATTAA